The Microbacterium phyllosphaerae region TGTGAGGTCCGATCACCGGGACGGTGGTCGTGTGGGATCCCGCAGGGCCGGACATCGTGAAGGTGGTTCCCGACGCGCGTTCGTCGTCGATCACGACGACCCAGTCGGCACGCGCCGCGGCGTCGGGATCGGCCGCGATGGACGGCGTTCCGACGGTGACGACGGGGATCTCCGCTCGCTGCACCACGATCGCCCCGTTGGGGGAGTCGAGGCACACCACACCACGCGTCGCGCGGTCGGGTCGGAAGAGCGGGAGCTTGGCCTCGAAGTACTCCTCCATGTCGGCGTAGTCGTCGAGGTGGTCATGGCTGAGGTTGGTGAATCCGGCGACGTCGAAGCGGATGCCGTCGACACGGTGACGCGAGAGCGCCTGCGCGCTGACCTCGACGGCCACGGCCTCGACGTCACGCTCGCGCATCAGCGCGAGCAGCGCATGCATCTCGGAGGCCTCGGGGGTCGTGAGCCTGGAGACGATGACCTCGCCGGCGATGTGCCGCTCGGCGGTGGAGGAGAGGCCGGTGACCACGCCGAGCTGGTCGAGGATGCCCTCGAGCAGGTGTGACACGCTCGTCTTGCCGTTCGTCCCCGTCGTCGCGAACAGCAGAGGCAGCGGCTCGCCTGCTCCGGTGCCGTAGACCCAGGCGCTCAGCGCACCGAGCACGGCCCGCGGGTCGTCGACCACGAGCACGGGGAGGCCCGCGGATTCGGCGATCTCAGCACCCGCCTCATCGGTGATGACCGCGACGGCGCCCTTCTCGGCGGCGGTGACCGCGAACTCGGCGCCGTGGCGGTTCACGCCCCGGATCGCGACGAAGGCCTCGCCGGGGCGGAGATCTGCGGTGGCGAGGGTGATCCCCGACAGGGTGACACCGCTCACCTCCCCGCGGACGTCTCGTGCGAATCGAGAGGCGAGTTCGGACAGCTCGCGCCGGGGCGGGTTCGCGGGGCGGAGCACGGGAGGCAGGCTCGGTTGTTGTTCAATCGACATGTCGCATCCATGATCTCACGGCTCCGGAGAGATCACGGGGTGCGGCACGTCTCCTCGACCACGGCAGGCCGAGGAGACGTGCGAGGCGTCACACCTTGCGGCGGTACGCCAGCACGGAGACGATGAGCGCGGCGATGCCGGCGACGAGACCACCTGCACCCAGCGCCGTGCCGAGAGCATCCGGCGTGTCCGTCTCGTCAGCGGCGGTCTCCGGCGTCGTGCTCGAGTCGTGCTCGCCGTGGCCGTCTGCGGCAGCGGCTGCCACGGACACCACGGGAGCCGGAGCGTCGAGGCTGTGCGGGTCCTCGCCGTCCTCCGCCAGCTGGGTCCATTCGGTGCTTCCCTCGACGCAGGTCTGGATCACGGGGAACGCGAGGGTCTCGGGCGTGTCCTCGTCGAGGCCGACCGACATGCTGACGGCGCCGCGCAGGTCGGTCGGCACCGGTGCGACCGCGGTGTAAGTGACTGCGCTGACGAGGCCGTCATCACCCTTCTCGATGTCGATCGTCCAGTCGCTGTCCATGGTGGGTGCGACCGAGGCGAGGCCCTCGGGCATCGTGACCTTCAACGAGGTGGTGGGGGAGTTGTCGCAGCCGTGGGCGAACGAGAACGTCAGCACGCCGTGGTCTCCGGCGACGAGCTCGTCGGGGCTGACGCTGACGTGGGCGCTGGCCATCGCGGGGATCGCGAGAGCGAGGACAGCGCCGCCGATCAATCCGACAGTGAGGTTGCGGCGGGTGCGGGTGGTGGTGGAACGCATGAGGGAACTCCTGATTGCTGTGGTGCGGGCGCGCCGAGATGAGCGCGGCATCCGCGAGGTGAGGAAAGGGGCGCCTCGATGAGGCGATGCGGTGATCAGGCGCGCGCCGGGGGTCCTCGACGCGAAAGGGAGGTGGAGAGAGCAGTGTCGACCAGCAGGGGGAGGGCGAAGATCGGAGCTGCGGGGCGCGCATGACCCGCGCGGAACAGCGTGACGGCGCGACGCCACTGCGCCTGCACCCACCCGGCGATCGCACGCACCATCGACTCGCCGTGCCACAGCAGCGCGGTGGTGGCGACGGCGGCGACGATGTGGCCGATCAGCATGAGCAGGTCAGGAGCGGTGGCTGCGCTGACCGGGCCGAGCGCGGAGAGATCGACGTGATGCTGGTGCCCGGAGATCACGGTCGTGCCGGTCGGGGCGCCCAGGAGCTGGAACACGACGTGGAAGGCGGCCTGGCTGACGAGCACTGTCGCCGCGACGCGGATTCGGGAGACGCGCGCCCCGATGATCAGAGCGGTGATCGGCACCACCAGCGCCGCGACAGCGAGCACGAGCAGAGGATGCGGTGCGGCTCCGCCCGCGATCGTGTGCGACGTCGCTGCGATGACCGTGGCCACAGCCGACGCCGAAGCCGCGCGCAGGAGTCGCAGCTGGCGGGAGGTCACCCGACAAGCCTAACGGGAGTGCGCGGTGAGCCTCGTCGCGGCGTGGGGCGTATTCCTAGACTGCGAGCACTAGCTTGGGGGAGTGGAAGCACTGCTCTATCTGGGTGGCATCGTGTTCATGCTGATCGGCCTCGGCCTGTCGATCGGCCTGCACGAGGTCGGTCACCTCCTGCCCGCGAAGCTGTTCGGCGTGCGCGTGGGCCAGTACATGATCGGGTTCGGACCGAGGCTGTGGTCGAAGCGCATCGGCGAGACCGAATATGGCTTCAAGCTGCTTCCTCTGGGCGGCTTCATCTCGATGTCGGGCATGTATCCGGCATCCACGACCTCCGGTCCCGCCAAGGGCGTCTTCCGGGCGCTCGTGCAGGATGCTCGCTCGGCCAACGACGAGACGATCGCGGAGGGCGCCGAGGATCGTGTCTTCTACCGTCTGCCCGTGTGGAAGCGCGTCATCGTGATGCTCGGCGGCCCACTGATGAACCTCCTCCTCGCGATCGTGATCTTCACCGTCCTGGTGTCGGGCATCGGCGTGCAGCAGGGGACCACCACGATCGCATCCGTGAGTGAGTGCGTGCTTCCGGCCGGGTCCGCGGCGACGGAGTGCTCGGCCGACGACCCTGCGACGCCCGCGGCGGAGGCCGGGATCAGACCCGGCGACGTGCTGGTGTCCGTCGGCGGTCAGCCGGTGTCGACGTTCGCGGAGGCGACCGCGATCGTGCAGGCGGCACCGGGTGAGACGCTCGAGCTCGTCGTCCTCCGCGACGGCGCCGAGAAGACGTTGAGCATCACCCCGGTCGAGGCGGAGCGCACCATCACGGATGCGAGCGGCCGGCCGGTCATCGGAGACGACGGTCAGCCGGTCGTCAAAGACGTCGGCTACGTCGGGATGGGTGCGCAGATGGGCTTCGTGCAGCAGCCGCTGTCGGCGGGGCCGCAGATGGCCGCTGACACGGTCGCGCGCGTCGGATCGATGATCCTGACGCTCCCGGTGCGCATCTGGGACACGGGTGTGTCCCTCGTGACGGGGAGCGAGCGTGATCCGAACGGGCCGCTCAGCGTCGTGGGCGTCGGACGCATCGCCGGAGAGGTCGCGGCCACGGATGCCCCGGTCCTGAACAGATTCTCGGTGCTGCTCGGTCTTCTCGGCTCGTTGAATGTCGCGCTGTTCGTCTTCAACCTGATCCCGCTGCTGCCTCTCGACGGCGGTCACGTCGTCGTCGCGCTGTGGGACGGCATCCGACGCGCGTGGGCGACGCTGTTCCGTCGTCCGCCGCCCGCGCCGGTCGACGCGACCAGGCTCGTGCCGCTGACGGTCGTCGTCGCCACGCTGCTCATCGCGATGGGCGCCGTGCTGCTGCTCGCCGATCTGTTCAACCCCGTGAACATCTTCGGAGGCTGAGCCCGCGCGAGTTCGCCCCGCGGGGCGACGCGAGACCCGGGGATCAGGCGAGTGCGTGCGAGACCAGGCGCTCCAGCGTGCGGATCCCATCGCGCGACAGGATCGACTCCAGGTGTCCCTGGATCGACGCGAAGTGCTCCCCGCGCAGGGCGTAGACGTCGCCGGACACGAGATCTGCGGACACTTCGGCGGCGCCGACGGAAGAGGTCCCCGGCGCGACCCTGGCGGTGAAGGTGTTGTAGAAGCCGATCGACGCATCCTCGCCGAAGACGGGCACCGCCTTCTGCAGCCCCTGATGTGGCGCGTCGAGGGGAGCGAGATCGATGCCGAGACTGTCGCTGAGGATCTGGTGGCTCAGGCAGACGGCGAGCAGCGGTGCGCCCTCATCGACGCGACGCGAGACGACCTGCCGCATGCGGGCGATGCGATCGCTGGCGGTGTCGCGGGGGTCGCCGGGACCGGGGCCCGCGACGACGAGGTCCGCGGAGTCGAGCTCCGCGCTGTCGACCTCGCTCCACGCTCTGATGGTGACATCCAGCCCCAGATGGCGCAGCTGGTGGGCGAGCATGGTCGTGAAGCGGTCCTCCGCGTCGACGACGATCGCCGTCCGACCGGCGAACGGGCCGGTGAGGTCATCGCCCTGGGGGTTCAGCCAGAAGTCCGCGAGGCGCGCGTTGCGTGAGGAGAGCAGAGCGGCGACCGTGGGATCTGCCGCGAGGGACAGAGGCGCGCCGGGTTCGTCAGCGTCCTCACGGGACTCAGCGGCCGTGTCTCGATCGATCGCGCCGATCGCGCCGAGCACCCCTGCGGCCTTGCCGTGGGTCTCGGAGACCTCGCCGTGCGGGTCGGAGTGGCGCACGAGCGTCGCGCCCACAGGCACGCTCAGCGAGCCGTCCTGCAGGTAGACGGTGCGGATCAGGATCGGGGCATCGAGATCGTGTCCGCCGTCGGCGTTCGGGGTGAAGAGCGCGGCGACACCGGAGTAGTACCCGCGCGGCTTCCTCTCGTGACGACGGATGACCGCGCACGCGTTCTGCATCGGCGAGCCCGTGACGGTCGGGGCGAACATGGTCTCGCGGAGGATGTCGCGGGGGTCCAGCGCGCTGCGCCCTCGGAGCATGTACTCCGTGTGCGTCAGGCGCGACATCTCCTTCAGGTGCGGACCGGTGATCCGCCCGCCGTCCGAGCACACCGCGCTCATCATCTTGAGCTCTTCGTCGACGACCATGAACAGCTCCTCCGTCTCCTTGGTGGAGGAGAGGAAGTCGACGAGCGTCTCCTTCGTGGCGCCACCGGCCGGGTGCCGGAAGGTGCCCGAGATGGGGTTCATCGTGACGACCCCTCCTCTGGCCACGACGTGCGCCTCGGGGCTGGCGCCGACGGCGATGTGGCCGGGGGTGACGACGGCGAAGGTCCAGTACGCACCGCGCTCGTGCGTGAGCAGCGCGCGGAACCAGGTGAGCGCCGCCGTGCGGTCGTCGACATCGATCTCGGCGGTGAAGTCGCGGCGGATCACGAAGTTCGCACCCTCGCCGCGGCCGATCTCGTCGGCGATCACGGTCTGGACGATCGCGGCGTAGTCCTCGTCGGCGATGTCGAAACCGCCGTCGCGGAGGGGGACCGCGGCGGACGGCAGCTCGGCGACGAGGTCGGGAGCCGGGAGATGGAGGTGCTCGTCGACCACGATGCAGCGCAGCGGCGCGCCGTCGTCCTGGGCGACGAACCCACGCTCGCGCACCTGACGGTACGGGACCATCGTGAAGATCTCGCGGGCGACCCCATCGATCGTGAGCGGGATGTCAGCGAGCAGGTCGACGTCGACGACCTCGCCCGTGAGCAGCTCGACGGTGTCGGCGCCATCGCGCGCGATCAGAACGAACGACGCAGAGGGATCTGCGGTGAGCTCGGCAAGACGTGAGAGGGTCATCGGTGTCTCCTGTGCGTGGCTCCGGCTCGGCTCAACGAAAAGACCGCCCCGGAGGCGGTCTGGATTCGTGGGAACGCGAACACACCGCCTAAGAGGCGGGCCACCAGGTGAAGTTCGCGAGCATGGGCTGAAAACTATCACACCGACGCGTTCCGGATCGGCCGCATGACGCGCGATGCGCGCCGCCCGGCATCCAGCCCGCGTGCATCCAGGCGGCGTAGGCTGGGGGTTGTGCCAGCAGTGAATCTTGGGATGCCGAAGATCCCCGAAGTCCTCGCCCCGCGCCGCAAGTCTCGCCAGATCAAGGTGGGCAAGGTGCTCGTGGGTGGCGACGCCCCCGTCACCGTGCAGTCCATGACGACGACGAAGACGACGGACATCAACGCGACGCTCCAGCAGATCGCCGAGCTGACCGCGTCGGGATGCGAGATCGTCCGTGTCGCCGTGCCCCACCAGGATGACGCCGACGCGCTGAAGATCATCGCGATGAAGAGCCAGATCCCGGTCATCGCAGACATCCACTTCCAGCCGCGGTACATCTACACCGCGATCGATGCAGGCTGCGGTGCCGTGCGAGTGAACCCCGGCAACATCCGCGAGTTCGACGGCAACGTCGGCAAGATCGCCGAAGCGGCCAAGGCCGCCGGAGTCTCGCTGCGCATCGGCGTGAATGCCGGATCGCTCGATCGCCGCATCCTCACCAAGTACGGCAAGGCGACCGCGGAGGCTCTCGTCGAGAGCGCCGTCTGGGAGGCCTCGCTGTTCGAGGAGCACGACTTCCACGACTTCAAGATCTCGGTCAAGCACAACGACCCCATCGTCATGGTCAAGGCGTACCGCCTTCTCGCCGAGCGAGGCGATTGGCCGCTGCACCTCGGTGTGACCGAGGCCGGACCGGCGTTCCAGGGCACGATCAAGAGCGCCACGGCGTTCGGCATCCTCCTCGGCGAAGGCATCGGCGACACGATCCGCGTGTCTCTCTCGGCACCGCCCGCCGAAGAGGTCAAGGTCGGTCACCAGATCCTGCAGTCGCTGAACCTCCGCGAGCGCAAGCTCGAGATCGTCTCGTGCCCGTCGTGCGGCCGCGCTCAGGTCGACGTGTACACGCTCGCCGAGAACGTGACCGAGGGGCTCAAGGACATGACGGTGCCGCTGCGCGTCGCGGTCATGGGCTGCGTCGTGAACGGACCTGGCGAGGCTCGCGAGGCAGATCTCGGGGTCGCCTCCGGTAACGGCAAGGGCCAGATCTTCGTCAAGGGCGAGGTCATCAAGACCGTGCCCGAGGCGGACATCGTCGCGACGCTGATCGAAGAGGCCAACCGAATCGCGGTCGAGATGGGGCCCGAGGCGCCTCTCGGGACCGCACAGGTCGTCACGGCCTGACCTCGCGGCGCGCCTCTGACGCGGTGCGATCGCGCGTTCCTCGCGGTGAGGGACGGTGATCGTCATGAAAATCTCAAGGAGTCCCATGCCCTCGTCCACTGTCGTGTCCTTCGCCGGCGGCGATGTCTCGGGATCGAGCACTGTCACCCGGGTCGAGCCCACCGCTGCGGGTGCCGTCGTCGTCGTGGACGCGACCCCGTTCCACCCTGTCGACCACACGTGGCCGGATCAGCCGGGGGACAGCGGCGAGATCGCGCTCGACGGGTCTGCCGTCCGGGTCTCCGAGGCTGTGATGGCGGCGGTGTCCGACGACGGCGAGTTCGCCGTCGGCTCCGACATCCCGGTCAAGCGCGGCGCGGAGGGATGGACCTGGCTCGTCGGGCATCCGCTCGAGGGCGAGGTGCCCTCGTGGCTGGTCGAAGGCGTCCGCGTCGAACTGTCGGTCGACTCGCCGCGGCGGGCCGGCCTCAGCCGAGGACACACCGCCTGCCACCTCGCGTCGTTGGCTCTCGATCTCGCGCTCGCGGATCTGTGGCGCAAGGATCCCGGAACGGATGCTCTGGGCGCCCCCGACTTCGAGCGCAAGGCCAACCAGTCGAGCCGCATCCATGCGGACGGGGCAGTCGACGAGTACCGGCTGGGCAAGAGCCTGCGCCGGGCCGGATTCGACACCGAGACCTTCGCGTCGACACTCGCGGATCGTGAATCGTCCATCAACGAGCGACTGGCCGAATGGGTCGCGTCAGGGGCGACGAGCCGGGTGGTACCCGAAGGATCGACGATCGTGGATCGTCGGAGCTGGCACTGCGAGCTTCCCGACGGCACGGCAGAGATCCTCTGCGGCGGCACACACGTGGCATCCCTTGCCGAGTTCGTCTCGATCTCAGTGACGCTCGACCTGTCCGACCCCCAGTTGCTGGTCATGACGACGAGGGCCGTACCCGCGTCCTGAGCCCCGCTCAGCGAGTGAAGCCGGTCAGCGCACGAATCCGCTCTGCACGCGGCCGCCGGCACGAACGAGCTCGTCTTCGACGCGCGCCGCGAACGTCGCGTAGTCGCGGTCGAGCAGGGGGACGGTCAATCGTTCGGCGCGCTCGCTGCTGAGGTTCCGGAGGCGCCGGGGGAGCCATTTGCCCGTGGCGATCCAGCGCCCGTCTCCGAGAAGCATGAGCTCCGCCGTCCTCTCGAACAGGATGGACGCCTCGAGGTGCTGCTCGAGGGGGTCTCTCGCATCTCTGAGGTCGTCGAGGACATCGGTGATGACGTAGCGCCGAAAGGCGGATTCGTGCTCACTCAGTGCGGGGCCCGCGTCGAGGACGCGCTGCCAATGCAGGCGGAGGGAGGGCATCCGGCCGTCGTCTCGGATCACGGTTCCTTCGACGAGCATGTGCACCGTGACCGGCCTGTGCTGCGCGACTCCTCGTTCGGCCCATTCGTCGAAACCGGCCGGTGTGTACGCGAAGACCTCGAACACCTCTCCCTCGAACTCGTGCGTCGAGGCTTCGCTCGTCTGGTCTTCGGCCTCGAAGAGCTCGCCTCCGATGAGCAACAGGTCGATGTCGCTCGTCGGGGTGCGTTCGCCGCGTGCGGTGCTCCCCGCCACGATGGCGACGTCTGCGCGGGGGTAGCGAGCGGCGACGAATCGTTCTGCGACGGCGAGGTGGTCCACGGCGACAGCGTAGCGTCCGTCGGCGGGGGCGCCGGGCTTCGTCATCGGGTCTCTCAGCGGGTCGCTGCGCCGAGCCGAGCGCCGAGTCCGCCCGCGAGCACATGCGCTTGGCTGAGCGGGATCCATCGGCACGTCCACGACACAGGGGAGCCACCGTCGGCGGGATCCGGCTCGCCGGCCCGCCAGACAGCCGTGGTGTCGGGGTCGGTGACGTCCATGCGGAAGAAATGACGGAGGGCGCGTTCGTCCCGGGCGGGCGACAGGTCATACAGCTCTGTGCCCAGGCTGCGCTGCACCGTTCCTCGGAGTCCCGTCTCCTCGAACAGCTCACGCTCAGCCGCCTGGGCGGGAGTCTCGTCGTCTCGCACTGTTCCTGCGGGCACCTGCACGCCGGTGACCTGTATGTCGGTGTCGTCGTGGGTGAAGACGAGCAACCGGTCTTCGGCGATCACGTAGCACACGGCCTTCTCCACGACGTCGGGTGGAAGGGCACTCTGCGCCTCGGGGACGCGGCAGGCATCGTCGATGATCCGATCCACCCCTCGGTCGCGCTGGAGCCGCTCGATCTCATCGACCGTGAACCACCCTGTCTCGACGAGCTCACCGTCGACGTAGGCAAGGTCCATTGCCTCCGGGATCGTGCACGAGAATGCGATCGTGGTGTAGCTGACGCGATCGCCGTTCGGGTACCGCACGTGCAGGTCTTCGCCTCCGTACGCTCCCACGATCCCGTGAACGGTGGCGGGAACGCCGATCTCTTCACGCACTTCCCGGAGGACCGCCTCTTCCGGCTTCTCGAGCGGTTCGATGCCGCCGCCGAGCAGGCCCCACTCGGGAGAGTGCGCCTGCCTGCACATCAGAAACCGATCGCCTCGCCGGATGACTGCGGTGACGGCGGGCAGCAGCAGAAGGTCATG contains the following coding sequences:
- a CDS encoding Mur ligase family protein, which produces MSIEQQPSLPPVLRPANPPRRELSELASRFARDVRGEVSGVTLSGITLATADLRPGEAFVAIRGVNRHGAEFAVTAAEKGAVAVITDEAGAEIAESAGLPVLVVDDPRAVLGALSAWVYGTGAGEPLPLLFATTGTNGKTSVSHLLEGILDQLGVVTGLSSTAERHIAGEVIVSRLTTPEASEMHALLALMRERDVEAVAVEVSAQALSRHRVDGIRFDVAGFTNLSHDHLDDYADMEEYFEAKLPLFRPDRATRGVVCLDSPNGAIVVQRAEIPVVTVGTPSIAADPDAAARADWVVVIDDERASGTTFTMSGPAGSHTTTVPVIGPHMAANAALAIVMLLEGGYEWDRIVAALDRDGGIDAHLPGRTQLVSGDTGPVVFVDFGHSPDAFEKTLAAVRRVTPGKVLMLFGADGDRDASKRYDMARTAVEGSDILVVTDHHPRFEDPDSIRATLVAGARKARPDAEIFEYSPPETAIVAAVGMVGEGDSILWAGPGHQDYRDIRGVRTPYSARELARRALRAAGWPVPDSHWPVPYADED
- a CDS encoding YcnI family copper-binding membrane protein: MRSTTTRTRRNLTVGLIGGAVLALAIPAMASAHVSVSPDELVAGDHGVLTFSFAHGCDNSPTTSLKVTMPEGLASVAPTMDSDWTIDIEKGDDGLVSAVTYTAVAPVPTDLRGAVSMSVGLDEDTPETLAFPVIQTCVEGSTEWTQLAEDGEDPHSLDAPAPVVSVAAAAADGHGEHDSSTTPETAADETDTPDALGTALGAGGLVAGIAALIVSVLAYRRKV
- a CDS encoding M50 family metallopeptidase, translating into MEALLYLGGIVFMLIGLGLSIGLHEVGHLLPAKLFGVRVGQYMIGFGPRLWSKRIGETEYGFKLLPLGGFISMSGMYPASTTSGPAKGVFRALVQDARSANDETIAEGAEDRVFYRLPVWKRVIVMLGGPLMNLLLAIVIFTVLVSGIGVQQGTTTIASVSECVLPAGSAATECSADDPATPAAEAGIRPGDVLVSVGGQPVSTFAEATAIVQAAPGETLELVVLRDGAEKTLSITPVEAERTITDASGRPVIGDDGQPVVKDVGYVGMGAQMGFVQQPLSAGPQMAADTVARVGSMILTLPVRIWDTGVSLVTGSERDPNGPLSVVGVGRIAGEVAATDAPVLNRFSVLLGLLGSLNVALFVFNLIPLLPLDGGHVVVALWDGIRRAWATLFRRPPPAPVDATRLVPLTVVVATLLIAMGAVLLLADLFNPVNIFGG
- a CDS encoding chorismate-binding protein, which translates into the protein MTLSRLAELTADPSASFVLIARDGADTVELLTGEVVDVDLLADIPLTIDGVAREIFTMVPYRQVRERGFVAQDDGAPLRCIVVDEHLHLPAPDLVAELPSAAVPLRDGGFDIADEDYAAIVQTVIADEIGRGEGANFVIRRDFTAEIDVDDRTAALTWFRALLTHERGAYWTFAVVTPGHIAVGASPEAHVVARGGVVTMNPISGTFRHPAGGATKETLVDFLSSTKETEELFMVVDEELKMMSAVCSDGGRITGPHLKEMSRLTHTEYMLRGRSALDPRDILRETMFAPTVTGSPMQNACAVIRRHERKPRGYYSGVAALFTPNADGGHDLDAPILIRTVYLQDGSLSVPVGATLVRHSDPHGEVSETHGKAAGVLGAIGAIDRDTAAESREDADEPGAPLSLAADPTVAALLSSRNARLADFWLNPQGDDLTGPFAGRTAIVVDAEDRFTTMLAHQLRHLGLDVTIRAWSEVDSAELDSADLVVAGPGPGDPRDTASDRIARMRQVVSRRVDEGAPLLAVCLSHQILSDSLGIDLAPLDAPHQGLQKAVPVFGEDASIGFYNTFTARVAPGTSSVGAAEVSADLVSGDVYALRGEHFASIQGHLESILSRDGIRTLERLVSHALA
- the ispG gene encoding flavodoxin-dependent (E)-4-hydroxy-3-methylbut-2-enyl-diphosphate synthase; this encodes MPKIPEVLAPRRKSRQIKVGKVLVGGDAPVTVQSMTTTKTTDINATLQQIAELTASGCEIVRVAVPHQDDADALKIIAMKSQIPVIADIHFQPRYIYTAIDAGCGAVRVNPGNIREFDGNVGKIAEAAKAAGVSLRIGVNAGSLDRRILTKYGKATAEALVESAVWEASLFEEHDFHDFKISVKHNDPIVMVKAYRLLAERGDWPLHLGVTEAGPAFQGTIKSATAFGILLGEGIGDTIRVSLSAPPAEEVKVGHQILQSLNLRERKLEIVSCPSCGRAQVDVYTLAENVTEGLKDMTVPLRVAVMGCVVNGPGEAREADLGVASGNGKGQIFVKGEVIKTVPEADIVATLIEEANRIAVEMGPEAPLGTAQVVTA
- a CDS encoding nucleotidyltransferase domain-containing protein, which codes for MTKPGAPADGRYAVAVDHLAVAERFVAARYPRADVAIVAGSTARGERTPTSDIDLLLIGGELFEAEDQTSEASTHEFEGEVFEVFAYTPAGFDEWAERGVAQHRPVTVHMLVEGTVIRDDGRMPSLRLHWQRVLDAGPALSEHESAFRRYVITDVLDDLRDARDPLEQHLEASILFERTAELMLLGDGRWIATGKWLPRRLRNLSSERAERLTVPLLDRDYATFAARVEDELVRAGGRVQSGFVR
- a CDS encoding NUDIX domain-containing protein — its product is MPISPYLSDLRTRVGHDLLLLPAVTAVIRRGDRFLMCRQAHSPEWGLLGGGIEPLEKPEEAVLREVREEIGVPATVHGIVGAYGGEDLHVRYPNGDRVSYTTIAFSCTIPEAMDLAYVDGELVETGWFTVDEIERLQRDRGVDRIIDDACRVPEAQSALPPDVVEKAVCYVIAEDRLLVFTHDDTDIQVTGVQVPAGTVRDDETPAQAAERELFEETGLRGTVQRSLGTELYDLSPARDERALRHFFRMDVTDPDTTAVWRAGEPDPADGGSPVSWTCRWIPLSQAHVLAGGLGARLGAATR